One genomic region from SAR324 cluster bacterium encodes:
- a CDS encoding multidrug effflux MFS transporter, with product MNPLVPRKVATWLLVVTMGCGTAGITIISPALNSITKYFSVDEAAAQSLLSGYFIAMAVSQLIYGPLSDRYGRRRPLLVGLVGFALGGLLAASADSFEGLVIARVLQGLGAASIASIIRAIINDSYGRLEAAGAFATISGIMVIVPIFSFAFGGLISDLIGWKGIMFGIFFAGLIPLALNLIFLPETNLRPIPQIRLGSLVQDHLILLTNPMFLTFMLASSFCVGIFFTMIGFVPFEYQRIGVDNTEMGFWFVLIPCGYTLGNLITKNFVHRIGIERMSQIGGLISIIATSALLLPSFLGWYHPALIAIPCFLFGFASGFVIANATMGAIAAAGKLGGSASGIVGAGQMGFGIFGGSLVVSVGGYEHFESGVLILIGLAALSTLSSTLAQHFSKTLPLVEPLEQEAS from the coding sequence TGGAATCACGATCATTTCACCAGCACTCAACTCGATCACCAAATACTTCAGCGTGGATGAAGCTGCTGCGCAGTCGCTGCTATCTGGCTATTTCATTGCGATGGCAGTCTCTCAATTGATCTATGGCCCTCTCTCTGATCGATATGGGCGACGTCGCCCCCTGCTGGTTGGCCTAGTTGGATTTGCCCTTGGGGGGCTGTTAGCGGCTTCGGCAGATTCTTTTGAGGGACTCGTGATCGCCCGCGTGCTGCAGGGCCTTGGTGCCGCTTCGATTGCCTCGATTATACGAGCGATCATCAACGACTCATATGGTCGATTGGAAGCCGCCGGAGCCTTCGCAACAATCAGTGGGATCATGGTGATTGTGCCGATCTTCAGTTTTGCCTTTGGTGGTCTGATCAGTGATCTGATCGGTTGGAAAGGGATCATGTTTGGGATTTTCTTTGCAGGTCTGATTCCGCTAGCACTGAATCTGATCTTTTTGCCAGAAACGAACCTTCGGCCGATTCCACAAATTCGATTGGGTAGCCTGGTGCAGGATCATTTGATCCTGTTGACAAATCCGATGTTCCTAACGTTCATGCTTGCTTCCTCATTTTGTGTTGGAATTTTTTTCACGATGATTGGATTTGTTCCATTTGAATATCAGAGAATTGGCGTTGACAACACAGAAATGGGTTTTTGGTTTGTGTTGATTCCATGTGGATACACCTTGGGGAATTTGATTACAAAAAACTTTGTTCACCGTATTGGAATCGAGAGGATGTCGCAGATTGGTGGCTTGATTTCGATCATAGCAACCAGCGCATTGCTGCTGCCAAGCTTTTTAGGTTGGTACCATCCCGCTTTGATTGCGATTCCATGTTTCTTATTTGGTTTCGCATCAGGTTTTGTAATCGCTAATGCGACCATGGGTGCGATTGCAGCGGCAGGAAAGCTGGGAGGAAGTGCATCAGGAATTGTTGGTGCGGGCCAAATGGGTTTTGGCATCTTCGGGGGGTCGTTGGTGGTCAGCGTTGGAGGTTATGAGCATTTTGAGAGTGGAGTGCTGATCCTCATTGGATTGGCAGCCCTTTCCACGCTATCATCAACGTTGGCCCAGCACTTTAGCAAAACTCTACCGCTGGTAGAACCTTTGGAACAGGAAGCATCCTAA
- a CDS encoding MATE family efflux transporter yields MQITHRRILNIAIPIVLANITVPLLSLVDTGVVGQIDSPIPIAAVGMGGLILSTTYWFFGFLRMGTTGLASQAFGARDSAEVTAILTRVLLLGGAGGLVIIALQIPLFWLAFQVSPATEVVESQARLYMQIRVLSAPAAVALYGLNGWLIAQERTRSVLLLQIWMNGLNILLDLWFVMGLGWGVQGVAWASFIAEISGLILGLLLCKDIWRGRDWCNWSRVFDRHLVLRMVIVNRDILLRTLMLQCIFVSFLFVAADFGEVELAATHVLEQFLMVTAFALDGFAFAAETLVGQAIGARSRLGLRQSVLMSSYWAVGIALLLTLVIALFGTWTIELLSKSEEVRQTAVKYLPFLLLMPIFGVGSWMLDGIFIGATQTRDMRNMMAISLVIYGIALISLVPIFDLFGLWAALLISLIARGVTLGLCYPNLEKRMLAQI; encoded by the coding sequence ATGCAGATTACTCATCGGCGGATTCTCAACATCGCCATCCCTATCGTTCTAGCCAATATCACCGTACCTTTACTGAGCTTGGTAGATACGGGAGTGGTCGGACAAATCGACTCTCCCATCCCAATTGCAGCTGTAGGGATGGGAGGCTTGATCCTAAGTACAACTTACTGGTTTTTTGGTTTTTTGAGAATGGGCACCACAGGTCTGGCTTCCCAAGCCTTTGGCGCCCGAGACAGTGCCGAGGTGACCGCGATTCTGACCAGAGTACTGTTACTTGGTGGAGCCGGTGGGTTAGTGATCATTGCTTTGCAGATTCCTCTGTTTTGGCTTGCCTTCCAGGTCTCTCCTGCTACAGAGGTGGTGGAGTCCCAGGCCCGATTGTACATGCAAATTCGGGTGCTCAGTGCTCCTGCTGCAGTGGCCCTCTATGGATTAAACGGCTGGTTGATTGCCCAAGAGCGTACCCGCTCAGTGTTGTTACTTCAAATCTGGATGAATGGACTCAACATATTGTTGGATCTTTGGTTTGTGATGGGCCTAGGCTGGGGAGTGCAAGGTGTTGCCTGGGCCAGTTTTATCGCTGAGATCAGTGGATTAATACTAGGGTTGCTGCTTTGTAAAGATATCTGGCGGGGAAGGGATTGGTGTAATTGGTCAAGGGTTTTTGATCGACACCTGGTACTACGCATGGTAATTGTCAATCGAGATATCCTGCTACGCACCCTGATGCTGCAGTGCATCTTTGTTTCTTTCCTGTTTGTTGCTGCTGATTTCGGAGAGGTTGAGTTGGCTGCTACACATGTGCTGGAGCAGTTCCTGATGGTTACTGCTTTTGCCTTGGACGGGTTCGCCTTTGCTGCCGAGACTTTGGTTGGTCAGGCGATTGGTGCACGCAGTCGGTTGGGGTTACGTCAGAGTGTTTTGATGTCAAGTTACTGGGCCGTAGGAATCGCATTATTACTGACACTTGTGATTGCCTTATTTGGGACTTGGACGATCGAGTTGCTCAGCAAGTCTGAGGAAGTAAGGCAGACCGCAGTCAAGTATCTTCCGTTTCTTTTGCTCATGCCAATTTTCGGGGTAGGATCTTGGATGTTAGATGGAATCTTCATTGGTGCAACACAAACCAGAGATATGCGCAATATGATGGCTATCAGCTTAGTAATCTATGGAATCGCTTTAATCTCCTTGGTACCGATCTTCGACTTGTTCGGACTATGGGCGGCCTTGCTGATATCCTTAATCGCTCGTGGTGTAACCTTGGGGTTGTGCTATCCCAATTTGGAAAAACGCATGCTGGCCCAAATCTGA
- a CDS encoding OsmC family protein codes for MIVDTTWLQQRKFVSSCPSGFKLEMDATGKYGGRGEGLTPMELLLAGVAGCIGIDVTMILNRYLDQIKKLHVRTEGVRCEELPTKFTQIKVTFDVEGEIDAPRVWRAIRLGHQKYCAVSASLNTEMQHFLILNGETIPEPPEEQSS; via the coding sequence ATGATCGTCGATACTACTTGGCTGCAACAAAGAAAATTTGTCTCATCCTGTCCATCTGGCTTCAAACTGGAAATGGATGCCACAGGAAAGTACGGTGGTCGGGGAGAAGGCCTCACTCCAATGGAGTTACTGCTGGCAGGTGTTGCCGGATGTATTGGGATCGACGTGACAATGATTCTCAACCGTTACCTCGATCAGATCAAAAAACTGCACGTCCGCACGGAGGGAGTACGTTGTGAGGAATTACCCACCAAGTTCACCCAAATCAAGGTGACTTTTGATGTTGAAGGAGAGATTGACGCTCCCCGAGTCTGGAGAGCTATTCGCTTGGGCCACCAAAAATACTGTGCGGTATCTGCTTCACTGAACACTGAAATGCAACATTTTCTGATCCTCAATGGGGAGACTATTCCGGAGCCTCCTGAAGAGCAAAGTTCCTGA
- a CDS encoding pentapeptide repeat-containing protein: MANAEDLKKLTKSTACPNGDLTHANLRGVDLKGAQLKGANLMRADLAESILSEADLRGANLAGANLRGTNLEWADLRGSDLDGADFTDANLRGAFLGGARICNTTMPDGHIKFTGCSKRPFLEEDTTE; the protein is encoded by the coding sequence ATGGCCAATGCAGAAGACCTGAAAAAACTCACTAAATCCACAGCATGTCCCAATGGGGATTTAACTCATGCTAACCTACGTGGGGTTGATTTGAAAGGTGCTCAGCTCAAAGGTGCTAACTTGATGCGAGCTGACTTGGCTGAGAGTATTTTGTCAGAAGCAGACCTACGCGGAGCCAATCTCGCTGGGGCCAATCTTCGAGGAACCAATCTCGAGTGGGCTGATCTAAGGGGTTCAGATCTTGACGGAGCTGACTTCACTGATGCCAATTTGCGAGGAGCCTTTCTGGGAGGAGCCCGCATCTGCAATACTACGATGCCCGATGGGCATATTAAGTTCACTGGGTGCTCAAAGCGGCCCTTCCTCGAAGAGGATACAACAGAGTGA
- a CDS encoding ABC transporter permease subunit, giving the protein MHQFYKQLQPGRHLILLVGVLLLVLPIWLVFTTSTHSSRILAEEGIQWWIGERFLENYATLWWQESGFRRQVTVPGMLLNSTILGLGFMVGSLVISMTAAYAIVFFRFPFGSFCFWMIFITLLFPLEARIIPSYQVVARLNMLDSYSGLILPLISSATGTFFFRQFYRSIPDELLEASKLDGSGPWRFFVDILLPLSKTMIAALALILFVVGWNQYLWPLMITTSENFTTLMLGIRTARGYQGFAIAILALLPPLLVVIFFQRRFVKGLLEVYK; this is encoded by the coding sequence ATTCACCAGTTCTACAAGCAACTTCAGCCAGGACGACACCTGATTTTGCTGGTGGGAGTACTACTGCTGGTACTACCGATTTGGTTAGTATTCACAACCTCCACCCATTCTTCCAGAATCCTTGCAGAAGAAGGAATCCAGTGGTGGATTGGTGAGAGGTTTCTTGAAAACTATGCCACCTTGTGGTGGCAGGAGAGCGGCTTTCGTCGACAGGTAACTGTGCCAGGAATGCTGCTCAATAGCACTATTCTCGGGCTTGGCTTCATGGTTGGCTCGCTGGTCATCTCCATGACTGCTGCCTATGCAATCGTCTTCTTCCGGTTTCCCTTCGGTAGTTTCTGCTTTTGGATGATTTTCATCACTTTGCTCTTTCCCTTGGAGGCTCGGATCATTCCTTCCTATCAGGTTGTGGCTCGCCTAAATATGTTGGATTCCTACAGTGGCCTGATTCTCCCCTTGATCTCTTCGGCTACGGGAACTTTCTTTTTCCGTCAATTCTATCGGTCTATTCCGGATGAGCTGCTGGAAGCCTCCAAACTCGATGGTTCTGGCCCCTGGCGTTTCTTTGTTGATATCTTGTTGCCTCTGTCCAAGACAATGATTGCGGCTCTAGCGCTGATTTTGTTTGTGGTAGGTTGGAATCAGTACCTTTGGCCCCTGATGATCACAACCAGCGAAAACTTCACTACCCTGATGCTCGGTATTCGGACGGCACGTGGGTACCAGGGATTTGCCATCGCGATTCTGGCACTTCTTCCACCCTTGCTAGTAGTCATCTTTTTTCAAAGACGATTTGTCAAAGGATTACTCGAAGTCTATAAGTGA